In Cupriavidus sp. EM10, the genomic window ACGGCCGGCGGGATCATGGCCAGCATTACCGTGGCCATCACCAGATTCCAGTCGGTGGCCGCATCGCCCGAGCGGGAGATCATCTGCGTCACGCCCACCACCACGGGCGTCATCGATTTCTGCGTGGTGATCAGCAGCGGCCACAGGTACTGGTTCCACCCGTAGATGAACTGGATCACGAACAGCGCGGCGATACTGGTGCGCGACAGCGGCAGCACCACGTCCCAGAAGAAGCGCAGCGGCCCGGCGCCATCGATGCGGGCGGCCTCGGCCAGTTCGTCCGGAATCGTCAGGAAGAACTGGCGGAACAGGAACGTGGCCGTGGCCGACGCGATGATCGGGATCGTCAGGCCGAAGTAGCTGTCGAGCAGGCCCAGGTCCGACACCACCTTGTAGGTCGGCAGGATCCGCACTTCCACCGGCAGCATCAGCGTGATGAAGATCATCCAGAAGAAGAACTTGCGCAGCGGAAAGCGGAAATAGACCACCGCAAAGGCCGAGATG contains:
- the ugpE gene encoding sn-glycerol-3-phosphate ABC transporter permease UgpE: MVERRPVLDFITHVVLILGIVVVAFPVYLTFVASTLTAEQVLDAPMTLIPGGHLIENYRTVLFQGVGESASPVSTMMKNSLIMALGIALGKIAISIISAFAVVYFRFPLRKFFFWMIFITLMLPVEVRILPTYKVVSDLGLLDSYFGLTIPIIASATATFLFRQFFLTIPDELAEAARIDGAGPLRFFWDVVLPLSRTSIAALFVIQFIYGWNQYLWPLLITTQKSMTPVVVGVTQMISRSGDAATDWNLVMATVMLAMIPPAVVVVLMQRWFVKGLVETEK